Proteins co-encoded in one Streptomyces roseochromogenus subsp. oscitans DS 12.976 genomic window:
- a CDS encoding EAL domain-containing protein, translating into MDERSDAAEPPTAALAHGRAQARPPHQPSPAEAQRPQEAHTPSAPGPSGPGSGADREAPVSAPPSMTTALDGAVRAPLPQQASPPRRPAAGEGTRTVEQLVLALVCAAYAVGAAFDWGTGELALIMGDFGLSAAAGTAAVSCFRYARNPRIRFRSAWLLFALSSAMAALGNAVWGWYEVVLGRPVPSPSYADLFFLCFAPPAIVGLLVLAKRPVTKAGWICLGLDAWLIGGSLLTLSWSLALAQAARFDGPSVAHTALSLAYPLLDIALVSMVLALHFRRAPGNNRTAVNTAIGALALTVMCDALFTSPLLHSSYHSGQLLDAGWFAGSLLLAYAPWAAPRGTGAQEAHAPDGHTRVVHEHLPGQRGTGHQHVSVPAPGGEHSRYPAGRPLTGSIAALTPYLAAAVCTLGILYNVLNGRRPDHVVLITAGAVVLALVIRQGIMLLDNITLTQELAQKENHFRSLVQGSSDVIMIAAPNGILRYVSPAAAGVYGRPAEELVGGELAGLIHPEDLGCVVHEVRRFLAASPLEEPTTRIECRFRSGDGGWLNVESTVNRHHGGLIFNSRDVTERVRLQAQLQHNAEHDPLTDLPNRALFTRRVQQALSGRRATDRGAALRNTAVLFIDLDGFKAVNDTIGHQAGDELLVQAARRLQDAVRQGDTASRLGGDEFAALIVGDGTRDRAARERNILELAERLRVTLSQPYPIDGNDVRVNASIGVAFAEPGLGAGELLRNADLAMYRAKSAGKGRVELYKPQMQQDVVRKAELATRLRAALHDGEFALLHQPVVCLDDGRITAVSAQARWRSSQGVLFTPAEFLRVAEDGDKTAELDRWILQQAVEQAAERAATGVVVPVTVRMSARRLLDRSMPLGSVEALLTRHGLPPGALVVELSETDPRISLDELERRLTALSRLGVRIALDGFGSGHAAITALRRLPVDILKLDRSLVEGVVESARLHKITSGLLRIAGDLGLQSTADGVDLPEQVVALRAMGCTHGQGMAFAGPLDEYRLRRALGTGHYPVPHAPAEPAFAGSLREPQGRAGVYTGGVPAVLGGGSALRSHSETPVPPT; encoded by the coding sequence ATGGACGAACGATCCGACGCGGCGGAGCCGCCGACGGCGGCCCTGGCGCACGGCCGCGCGCAGGCGCGGCCACCACACCAGCCATCACCAGCGGAGGCACAGCGCCCGCAGGAGGCACACACACCCAGCGCACCGGGACCGTCGGGACCCGGGAGCGGCGCGGACCGGGAGGCCCCGGTGAGCGCGCCGCCCTCGATGACGACCGCCCTCGACGGAGCGGTGCGCGCACCGCTCCCGCAGCAGGCGTCGCCGCCCCGCCGGCCGGCCGCCGGTGAGGGCACTCGCACGGTGGAGCAACTCGTCCTCGCCCTGGTCTGCGCGGCCTACGCCGTCGGGGCCGCGTTCGACTGGGGTACGGGCGAACTGGCGTTGATCATGGGCGACTTCGGACTGAGCGCCGCGGCGGGCACCGCCGCCGTCTCATGCTTCCGGTACGCCCGCAATCCGCGCATCCGCTTCCGCTCGGCCTGGCTGCTGTTCGCCCTCTCCTCGGCGATGGCGGCCCTCGGCAACGCGGTCTGGGGGTGGTACGAGGTCGTCCTCGGACGGCCCGTGCCCAGCCCCTCCTACGCCGACCTGTTCTTCCTGTGCTTCGCGCCGCCCGCCATCGTGGGCCTGCTGGTGCTCGCCAAACGGCCGGTGACCAAGGCCGGCTGGATCTGCCTGGGGCTCGACGCCTGGCTGATCGGCGGCTCGCTGCTCACGCTGTCGTGGAGCCTCGCGCTCGCCCAGGCGGCCCGGTTCGACGGGCCGAGCGTGGCGCACACCGCGCTGTCGCTGGCGTACCCGCTGCTCGACATCGCGCTCGTCAGCATGGTGCTCGCGCTGCACTTCCGCCGCGCCCCGGGCAACAACCGCACCGCGGTGAACACGGCGATTGGCGCGCTCGCGCTGACCGTGATGTGCGACGCGCTGTTCACCTCGCCGCTGCTGCACAGCAGTTACCACTCCGGTCAGCTGCTGGACGCCGGCTGGTTCGCCGGTTCGCTGCTGCTCGCCTACGCCCCCTGGGCCGCACCGCGCGGCACGGGTGCGCAGGAGGCGCACGCACCGGACGGGCACACGCGCGTGGTCCACGAGCACCTGCCCGGACAGCGCGGCACGGGCCACCAGCACGTGTCCGTGCCCGCACCGGGAGGTGAGCACAGCCGGTATCCGGCCGGCCGCCCGCTCACCGGCTCCATCGCCGCACTCACCCCGTACCTCGCCGCCGCAGTGTGCACCCTGGGCATCCTGTACAACGTCCTCAACGGCCGCCGACCCGACCACGTGGTCCTCATCACCGCGGGCGCCGTAGTGCTCGCACTCGTCATCCGGCAGGGCATCATGCTGCTGGACAACATCACACTCACCCAGGAACTGGCACAGAAGGAGAACCACTTCCGCTCCCTGGTGCAGGGCTCCAGCGACGTGATCATGATCGCGGCGCCCAACGGCATCCTGCGCTACGTCTCCCCGGCCGCCGCCGGGGTCTACGGCCGGCCCGCCGAGGAACTCGTGGGCGGAGAGCTGGCCGGTCTGATCCACCCGGAGGATCTCGGCTGCGTGGTGCACGAGGTGCGCCGCTTCCTCGCCGCCAGCCCGCTGGAGGAACCCACCACCCGCATCGAGTGCCGCTTCCGGTCCGGCGACGGCGGCTGGCTCAACGTGGAGTCGACCGTCAACCGCCACCACGGCGGCCTGATCTTCAACAGCCGTGACGTGACCGAACGGGTGCGTCTGCAGGCGCAGTTGCAGCACAACGCCGAGCACGACCCGCTGACCGACCTGCCCAACCGCGCCCTGTTCACCCGGCGCGTGCAGCAGGCCCTGTCCGGCCGCCGGGCCACCGACCGGGGTGCCGCCCTGCGCAACACGGCGGTGCTCTTCATCGACCTGGACGGCTTCAAGGCCGTCAACGACACGATCGGGCACCAGGCCGGGGACGAACTGCTCGTCCAGGCCGCCCGCAGACTCCAGGACGCGGTCCGGCAGGGGGACACCGCCTCCCGGCTGGGCGGTGACGAGTTCGCGGCCCTGATCGTCGGGGACGGCACCCGTGACCGTGCCGCCCGGGAGCGGAACATCCTGGAGCTGGCCGAACGCCTGAGGGTGACCCTCTCCCAGCCGTACCCGATCGACGGCAACGATGTCCGGGTCAACGCCTCCATCGGCGTCGCCTTCGCCGAGCCGGGCCTCGGCGCGGGCGAGCTGCTGCGCAACGCCGACCTGGCGATGTACCGCGCGAAATCGGCCGGAAAGGGCCGGGTCGAGCTGTACAAGCCGCAGATGCAGCAGGACGTCGTACGCAAGGCGGAGCTGGCCACCCGGCTGCGCGCCGCCCTGCACGACGGCGAGTTCGCCCTGCTGCACCAGCCCGTGGTGTGCCTGGACGACGGCCGGATCACGGCGGTCTCGGCGCAGGCGCGCTGGCGCTCCTCGCAGGGGGTGCTGTTCACCCCGGCCGAGTTCCTCCGGGTGGCCGAGGACGGCGACAAGACCGCCGAGCTGGACCGCTGGATCCTGCAGCAGGCCGTCGAGCAGGCCGCCGAGCGCGCGGCCACCGGGGTCGTCGTCCCGGTGACCGTACGGATGAGCGCCCGGCGGCTGCTGGACCGCTCCATGCCGCTGGGCTCGGTGGAGGCGCTGCTGACCCGGCACGGGCTGCCGCCCGGCGCACTGGTCGTCGAGCTGTCCGAGACCGACCCGCGGATCTCCCTGGACGAGCTGGAGCGCCGGCTGACCGCGCTCAGCCGGCTCGGGGTACGGATCGCGCTGGACGGCTTCGGCAGCGGCCACGCGGCCATCACGGCCCTCAGAAGGCTCCCCGTCGACATCCTCAAGCTCGACCGCAGCCTGGTCGAGGGCGTCGTGGAGTCCGCGCGGCTGCACAAGATCACCAGCGGTCTGCTGCGGATCGCCGGCGATCTCGGGCTGCAGTCCACGGCAGACGGTGTGGACCTGCCGGAGCAGGTGGTCGCGCTGCGCGCGATGGGCTGCACACACGGGCAGGGCATGGCGTTCGCCGGGCCGCTGGACGAGTACCGGCTGCGCCGGGCGTTGGGAACCGGCCACTATCCGGTGCCGCACGCCCCGGCGGAACCGGCGTTCGCCGGCAGTCTCAGGGAGCCGCAGGGACGCGCGGGGGTGTACACAGGGGGTGTACCCGCTGTCCTGGGAGGCGGTAGTGCCCTGCGTTCACATTCTGAGACTCCTGTCCCACCCACTTGA
- a CDS encoding 2-hydroxyacid dehydrogenase, with amino-acid sequence MSADVWLPIAPEEIEGLPEGPRYLFWDGGEDGDQPFPGDPADCVLYVVPYMKRWTVRVRPLEQLTHVRVIQTLTAGVDDVTARLSAIRPGVQLCNARGVHEASTAELALTLTLASLRGIPGFVRAQQQERWESAFHPALADKTVLIVGYGAIGAAIEDRLAPFELARVARVARSERTTARGPVHPLTELPSLLPHADVVILSTPLTEATRGLVDAEFLGRMKDGALLVNVARGPVVDTEALLAELEKGRISAALDVTDPEPLPPGHPLWQAPGVLITPHVGGPSSAFLPRAKRLLVDQLTRFVNHEPLRNVVLTTGA; translated from the coding sequence ATGAGTGCAGACGTATGGCTTCCCATCGCGCCGGAGGAGATCGAGGGGCTTCCCGAGGGGCCCCGGTATCTGTTCTGGGACGGCGGCGAGGACGGTGACCAGCCCTTTCCCGGCGACCCGGCGGACTGCGTCCTGTACGTGGTGCCGTACATGAAGCGATGGACGGTCAGGGTGCGCCCGCTGGAGCAGCTGACCCACGTCCGGGTCATCCAGACGCTGACGGCGGGCGTCGACGACGTCACCGCGCGCCTGTCGGCCATCCGGCCGGGTGTCCAGCTGTGCAACGCGCGCGGGGTGCACGAGGCGAGCACCGCCGAACTCGCCCTCACCCTGACCCTCGCCTCGCTGCGCGGCATCCCCGGATTCGTCCGCGCCCAGCAACAGGAGCGCTGGGAGAGCGCGTTCCATCCCGCCCTCGCCGACAAGACCGTCCTCATCGTCGGTTACGGCGCGATCGGCGCCGCCATCGAAGACCGGCTCGCGCCCTTTGAACTCGCGCGGGTGGCGCGCGTCGCGCGCTCTGAGCGCACCACGGCGCGCGGTCCGGTGCATCCGCTCACCGAATTGCCCTCCCTGCTTCCGCACGCCGACGTCGTGATCCTGTCCACGCCCTTGACGGAGGCGACGCGAGGGCTGGTGGACGCCGAATTCCTCGGGCGGATGAAGGACGGAGCGCTGCTGGTGAACGTGGCGCGCGGGCCCGTCGTCGACACCGAGGCGCTGCTCGCGGAGCTGGAGAAAGGCCGTATCAGCGCGGCCCTCGACGTCACCGATCCCGAGCCGCTGCCGCCCGGACACCCGCTCTGGCAGGCCCCCGGCGTGCTCATCACGCCCCATGTGGGCGGGCCCTCCTCGGCCTTCCTGCCGCGTGCCAAGCGGCTCCTCGTCGACCAGCTGACCCGGTTCGTGAACCACGAGCCCCTGCGCAACGTGGTCCTCACGACGGGCGCGTAA
- a CDS encoding aldo/keto reductase: MERRTIGAGALAVGAVGLGCMPMSWAYSGSRQRGDASVRAVHRALDLGSTLLDTADMYGPFTNELLLGRVLKERRADAFVSTKAGLLVGEQHIVANGRPGYVKRACDASLRRLQTDVIDLYQLHRADPEVPVEETWGAMAELVRAGKVRALGLCAMGARGGRRSGAGLHDGTLRQLQRVQQVFPVAAVEAELSVWSPEALRALLPWCEARGVGLLAAMPLGNGFLSGTLTPGEGFEPDDIRARHPRFTAEMMAANQPIVAGLRRIARRHGEQVTPAQVALAWVLAQGRHVIALPGTKQERWAEENAAAAELRLTAQDLAEVSRLPAAQGSWD; encoded by the coding sequence GTGGAGCGCAGGACGATCGGCGCGGGGGCGCTCGCGGTGGGGGCCGTCGGACTCGGGTGCATGCCGATGAGCTGGGCGTACAGCGGGTCACGGCAGCGGGGCGACGCATCGGTCAGAGCCGTGCACCGCGCGCTGGATCTCGGCTCGACCCTCCTCGACACGGCGGACATGTACGGCCCGTTCACCAACGAGTTGCTGCTGGGCCGGGTGCTGAAGGAGCGGCGCGCGGACGCCTTTGTCTCCACGAAGGCGGGGCTGCTGGTGGGCGAGCAGCACATCGTGGCCAACGGGCGCCCCGGGTATGTGAAGCGGGCCTGCGACGCCTCGCTGCGGCGCCTGCAGACGGACGTGATCGACCTCTACCAGCTGCACCGCGCCGACCCCGAGGTCCCGGTCGAGGAGACCTGGGGCGCGATGGCCGAGCTGGTGCGGGCCGGCAAGGTGCGGGCGCTGGGCCTGTGCGCGATGGGTGCGCGCGGCGGCCGCCGCTCCGGGGCCGGGCTGCACGACGGCACCCTGCGCCAGCTGCAGCGGGTGCAGCAGGTGTTCCCGGTGGCCGCGGTGGAGGCGGAGCTGTCGGTGTGGTCGCCGGAGGCCCTGCGGGCGCTGCTGCCGTGGTGCGAGGCGCGGGGCGTGGGTCTCCTCGCGGCGATGCCGCTGGGCAACGGCTTCCTGAGCGGCACGCTGACCCCCGGCGAGGGCTTCGAACCGGACGACATCCGGGCCCGCCATCCCCGTTTCACGGCCGAGATGATGGCGGCCAACCAGCCGATCGTCGCGGGCCTGCGCCGCATCGCGCGCCGCCACGGCGAGCAGGTCACCCCGGCCCAGGTGGCCCTGGCCTGGGTGCTGGCCCAGGGCCGCCATGTGATCGCCCTTCCGGGCACGAAGCAGGAACGCTGGGCCGAGGAGAACGCGGCGGCGGCCGAGCTGCGCCTGACCGCACAGGACTTGGCGGAGGTGTCCCGACTGCCGGCGGCCCAGGGGTCCTGGGACTGA
- a CDS encoding DUF6191 domain-containing protein, producing MFNAFEELFAPSRKHTRDEQNRLELTREDVGDADPGRGPIDLASGKAVIRRPGPPPAEEEPEEGRPEGAEEA from the coding sequence GTGTTCAACGCCTTCGAGGAACTGTTCGCGCCCAGCCGCAAACACACGCGGGATGAGCAGAACCGGCTGGAGTTGACCCGCGAGGACGTGGGGGACGCCGACCCCGGGCGGGGGCCGATAGACCTGGCTTCGGGGAAGGCGGTCATACGCCGTCCCGGACCACCGCCCGCCGAGGAGGAGCCGGAGGAGGGCCGGCCGGAGGGCGCCGAGGAGGCGTGA
- a CDS encoding helix-turn-helix domain-containing protein has translation LLRLAAAVAGHLDARSLADDVARLAQRARLTLTRASREALAPADPAAALGLTSRERDVLRLVSAGRTNRQIAEELFISPKTASVHVSNILSKLGVSGRGEAAATAHRLGLFPAEPLTAGTAG, from the coding sequence AACTGCTCCGGCTGGCCGCGGCGGTCGCCGGCCACCTCGACGCCCGGTCCCTCGCCGATGACGTCGCCCGGCTTGCCCAGCGCGCCCGTCTCACCCTGACCCGCGCCTCCCGAGAGGCCCTCGCCCCCGCCGACCCGGCCGCGGCCCTCGGCCTCACCAGCCGGGAGCGGGACGTGCTGCGCCTGGTGTCGGCCGGCCGCACCAACCGCCAGATCGCCGAGGAGCTGTTCATCTCCCCGAAGACCGCGAGCGTCCACGTCTCCAACATCCTGAGCAAGCTCGGCGTCTCGGGCCGGGGCGAGGCGGCGGCGACGGCACACCGGCTGGGCCTCTTCCCGGCCGAGCCGCTCACTGCCGGTACGGCGGGCTGA
- a CDS encoding ATP-binding protein gives MLGPVETRSVSPVFVGRTDELDTLNDKLARARAGEPQALLLGGEAGVGKTRLVEEFATAAARHAVVAVGGCVEIGADGLPFAPFSTALRALRDALPDEFAAAARGQEEELARLLPDLGEAGAGRHDEQGMARLFELTARLLEQVAATQPVVLVLEDLHWADASTRHLLAYLFRTLRAGRLLVLASYRSDDIHRRHPLRPLLAELDRLRTVRRIELARFTREEVGRQIAGILAAEPDPARVDEIFERSDGNAFFVEELAVAASEGCCTGLTDSLRDLLLVRVEALPESAQRVARIVAEGGSTVEYPLIAAVAGLTEDDLIEALRAAVGANLLTATRAGDGYRFRHSLVREAVADDLLPGERSRLNRRYAEALEADPALVPADARVMRLASYWYHAHDAAKALPAVLDASVVARRRHAYTEQLGLLERAMELWDSVPEEVRSALRPVDYTEVYPPCGCDPATAPLRYLDLMAEAAVAGRFGGERERALKITKRALRLLEDDPDPLRAAWFWVQRSRLVQAQARGDGWQELGTAQDLVRGLPPSEVHAEVLALAAGWSMLHRPGPEAFAAAERAVEYARMVGARHIELHARLTLGGLRVDSGDYETGLAEMRQVLRDTLAEGVHDVAGRAYVNLPSELQSVGRDREAAPLLHEGIAFARRYGLLDSEAWMRGNLSEALYSLGQWTEAAE, from the coding sequence ATGCTCGGGCCCGTGGAGACCAGGTCCGTCAGTCCCGTGTTCGTCGGCCGCACCGACGAACTGGACACGTTGAACGACAAACTCGCCCGCGCCCGCGCCGGCGAGCCGCAGGCGCTGCTGCTCGGCGGCGAGGCCGGGGTCGGCAAGACCCGCCTCGTCGAGGAGTTCGCCACGGCCGCCGCCCGGCACGCGGTCGTCGCCGTCGGCGGCTGTGTGGAGATCGGCGCCGACGGGCTGCCGTTCGCCCCCTTCTCCACCGCGCTGCGCGCCCTGCGCGACGCCCTGCCCGATGAGTTCGCCGCCGCCGCGCGGGGACAGGAGGAGGAACTGGCCCGCCTCCTGCCCGACCTGGGCGAGGCCGGCGCCGGCCGCCATGACGAGCAGGGCATGGCCCGTCTGTTCGAGCTGACCGCCCGCCTTTTGGAACAGGTCGCCGCCACACAGCCGGTCGTGCTGGTCCTGGAGGACCTGCACTGGGCCGACGCCTCCACCCGCCACCTCCTCGCCTACCTCTTCCGCACGCTGCGCGCCGGCCGGCTCCTCGTCCTCGCCAGCTACCGCTCCGACGACATCCACCGCCGCCACCCCCTGCGCCCTCTGCTGGCCGAACTCGACCGCCTGCGCACCGTCCGCCGTATCGAACTCGCCCGCTTCACCCGCGAGGAGGTCGGCCGCCAGATCGCCGGCATCCTCGCCGCCGAACCCGACCCCGCCCGCGTGGACGAGATCTTCGAACGCTCCGACGGCAACGCCTTCTTCGTCGAGGAACTCGCCGTCGCGGCCTCGGAGGGATGCTGCACCGGCCTGACCGACTCCCTGCGCGATCTGCTGCTGGTCCGGGTCGAGGCGCTGCCCGAGAGCGCCCAGCGGGTCGCCCGGATCGTCGCCGAGGGCGGCTCCACCGTGGAGTACCCGCTGATCGCCGCCGTCGCCGGGCTCACCGAGGACGACCTCATCGAGGCGCTGCGGGCCGCCGTCGGCGCCAACCTCCTCACCGCCACCCGGGCCGGCGACGGCTACCGCTTCCGGCACTCACTGGTCCGCGAGGCCGTCGCCGACGACCTGCTGCCCGGCGAACGTTCCCGCCTCAACCGCCGCTACGCCGAAGCCCTGGAGGCCGACCCCGCGCTCGTCCCGGCCGACGCGCGCGTGATGCGCCTGGCCAGCTACTGGTACCACGCCCACGACGCCGCCAAGGCCCTGCCCGCCGTCCTGGACGCCTCCGTCGTGGCCCGCCGGCGGCACGCCTACACCGAGCAACTCGGGCTCCTGGAACGGGCGATGGAGCTGTGGGACAGCGTCCCCGAGGAGGTGCGCTCCGCCCTGCGCCCCGTCGACTACACCGAGGTCTACCCTCCGTGCGGCTGCGACCCGGCCACCGCCCCGCTGCGCTATCTCGACCTGATGGCCGAGGCCGCCGTCGCGGGCCGCTTCGGCGGCGAACGCGAACGCGCCCTGAAGATCACCAAGCGGGCGCTGCGCCTGCTCGAAGACGACCCGGACCCCTTGCGCGCCGCCTGGTTCTGGGTGCAGCGCTCCCGGCTTGTGCAGGCCCAGGCTCGCGGCGACGGCTGGCAGGAACTGGGCACCGCCCAGGACCTGGTGCGCGGCCTGCCCCCGTCCGAGGTGCACGCCGAGGTGCTGGCCCTCGCCGCCGGCTGGTCCATGCTGCACCGGCCCGGACCCGAGGCCTTCGCCGCCGCCGAGCGTGCCGTGGAGTACGCGCGCATGGTCGGTGCCCGCCACATCGAACTGCACGCCCGCCTCACCCTCGGCGGCCTCCGGGTTGACTCCGGTGACTACGAGACGGGCCTGGCGGAGATGCGGCAGGTGCTGCGGGACACCCTCGCGGAGGGCGTGCACGATGTCGCGGGCCGCGCCTATGTGAACCTGCCGTCCGAGCTGCAGAGCGTCGGCCGCGACCGGGAGGCCGCCCCCCTCCTGCACGAAGGCATCGCCTTCGCCCGCCGGTACGGGCTGCTGGACTCCGAGGCATGGATGCGGGGGAACCTGTCCGAGGCGCTCTACTCGCTCGGACAGTGGACCGAAGCCGCCGAG
- a CDS encoding GNAT family N-acetyltransferase: MYAISLGDDGAELRPLEVWHAEELLAQIDRGREFIGRHIGLPDVVSDLDGARSWLRSYADKRAADAGSLHGIWLDGKLVGGLLFRVWDTPSGVCEAGCWLEPAVAGRGLVTRGLRVLLDWAFQERGMHRVEWHVSSANEPSINVARRLGMTREGVLRENHPYRGVRASTEIWSVLAPEWRVARVRTPRNDH; this comes from the coding sequence ATGTACGCGATATCCCTGGGTGACGACGGCGCCGAGCTGCGGCCCCTGGAGGTCTGGCACGCCGAGGAACTCCTCGCCCAGATCGACCGGGGACGGGAGTTCATCGGCCGGCACATCGGTCTGCCGGACGTGGTGTCCGACCTGGACGGCGCCCGTTCCTGGCTGAGGTCGTACGCCGACAAGCGCGCCGCCGACGCCGGGAGCCTGCACGGCATCTGGCTGGACGGGAAGCTGGTCGGTGGTCTGCTGTTCCGGGTGTGGGACACCCCGAGCGGGGTGTGCGAGGCCGGCTGCTGGCTGGAACCGGCGGTGGCCGGCCGCGGGCTGGTCACACGCGGCCTGCGGGTGCTGCTGGACTGGGCCTTCCAAGAGCGCGGCATGCACCGCGTGGAGTGGCACGTGTCCTCCGCCAACGAGCCCAGCATCAACGTCGCCCGGCGGCTCGGCATGACCCGCGAGGGCGTGCTCCGCGAGAACCACCCGTACCGGGGTGTGCGCGCCAGCACCGAGATCTGGTCGGTGCTCGCCCCGGAATGGCGCGTGGCACGCGTGCGTACACCGCGCAACGATCATTGA
- a CDS encoding MMPL family transporter, which translates to MADLARWCVRHRLIAVLLWLLAFGGLTAAAAVAGSAYSNDYEVPGTESGRATQLLEEGFPGLGGDSDTVVWHTATGTVRAADVEQTMTQTLDRIAALPGVASVTGPYSGQGGHRISADGHTGYATVTFTQSAEHIGASEARAVVRTAKAAEADGLQVELGGSAIGLTASPREHIAELVGVLVAAVVLFLAFGSLAASLLPIATALVGVGTAYAGIGLLGHAMTVADFAPMLGMLIGLGVGIDYALFIVTRHRRGLKRGLSVAEAAVNAVATTGRAVVFAGATVCIALLGMLTLRLGFLNGVAVAASLTVVLTVAASVTLLPALLSYLGPHALSRRERRRLAEHGPRPELPTGLAARWAALVERRPKLLAALAVAVIAVLAVPTLSLHLGTSDQGNDPRTATTRKAYDLLADGFGPGVNGPLTLVTRVDGAADKLALDNLDTTLRDTQGVASVTPVVYDTGGGTAYLTVVPDSAPQSQDTSDLVDRLRTEVLPRAETGTSLDVQVGGVTAGYDDFADVIVGKLPLFVGAVIGLGCLLLLVAFRSLGIPLKAAVMNIAAVAAAFGVVVAVFQWGWGSELLGLGRAGPIEPFLPVIMVSVLFGLSMDYQVFLISRMYEEWLETGDNRRAVRVGLAETSRVINSAAVIMISVFLAFVLSGDRVIAMFGIALAAAVALDAFVLRTLLVPALMHLLGAANWWLPAWLERRLPRLSIEPPECRAAHERLGRMPVEELRKEGHPDVRDIPG; encoded by the coding sequence GTGGCAGACCTCGCCCGTTGGTGTGTCCGGCATCGGCTGATCGCGGTGCTGCTGTGGCTGCTCGCCTTCGGCGGGCTCACCGCTGCCGCCGCCGTGGCCGGGTCGGCGTACTCGAACGACTACGAGGTCCCCGGCACCGAGTCCGGCCGCGCGACACAGCTGCTCGAAGAGGGGTTCCCGGGCCTCGGCGGGGACAGCGACACCGTCGTCTGGCACACCGCCACCGGCACCGTCCGTGCCGCCGACGTCGAGCAGACGATGACCCAGACCCTGGACCGGATCGCCGCGCTGCCCGGCGTCGCCTCGGTGACCGGCCCGTACAGCGGCCAGGGCGGGCACCGGATCAGCGCCGACGGCCACACGGGCTACGCAACCGTCACCTTCACCCAGTCCGCCGAGCACATCGGCGCCTCCGAGGCGCGGGCCGTGGTGCGCACCGCCAAGGCCGCCGAGGCCGACGGACTCCAGGTCGAGCTGGGCGGCAGCGCGATCGGGCTGACCGCGTCCCCGCGCGAGCACATCGCCGAGCTGGTCGGCGTACTCGTCGCCGCCGTGGTGCTGTTCCTCGCCTTCGGCTCGCTCGCCGCCTCGCTGCTGCCGATCGCCACCGCGCTGGTCGGCGTCGGCACCGCCTACGCCGGTATCGGGCTGCTCGGACACGCCATGACGGTCGCCGACTTCGCGCCCATGCTCGGCATGCTGATCGGCCTCGGCGTCGGCATCGACTACGCGCTGTTCATCGTGACCCGGCACCGGCGCGGTCTGAAACGCGGCCTGAGTGTCGCCGAGGCCGCCGTGAACGCCGTGGCCACCACCGGACGTGCGGTCGTCTTCGCGGGTGCGACGGTGTGCATAGCCCTGCTGGGGATGCTGACCCTGCGGCTGGGCTTCCTCAACGGGGTCGCCGTGGCCGCCTCGTTGACGGTCGTGCTCACCGTCGCCGCCTCGGTCACCCTGCTGCCCGCCCTGCTGTCGTACCTCGGCCCCCACGCCCTCAGCCGCCGCGAGCGGCGCCGGCTCGCCGAGCACGGACCGCGCCCGGAACTGCCCACCGGTCTCGCCGCCCGCTGGGCGGCGCTGGTCGAACGCCGCCCCAAGCTGCTCGCCGCGCTCGCCGTCGCCGTCATCGCCGTACTCGCCGTGCCGACCCTCTCCCTCCACCTCGGCACCTCCGACCAGGGCAACGACCCGCGCACCGCCACCACCCGCAAGGCCTACGACCTGCTCGCCGACGGCTTCGGACCCGGCGTGAACGGGCCGCTGACCCTGGTGACCCGGGTGGACGGCGCCGCCGACAAGCTCGCCCTGGACAACCTCGACACCACCCTGCGCGACACTCAGGGCGTCGCCTCCGTCACCCCGGTCGTCTACGACACCGGCGGCGGCACCGCCTACCTCACCGTCGTCCCTGACTCCGCGCCCCAGTCGCAGGACACCAGCGACCTCGTGGACCGGCTGCGCACCGAGGTGCTGCCGCGCGCGGAGACCGGCACCTCCCTGGACGTCCAGGTCGGCGGGGTCACCGCCGGCTACGACGACTTCGCGGATGTGATCGTCGGTAAATTGCCGCTGTTCGTCGGCGCGGTCATCGGGCTCGGCTGTCTGCTGCTGCTCGTCGCGTTCCGCTCGCTCGGCATCCCGCTGAAGGCCGCCGTGATGAACATCGCCGCCGTGGCCGCCGCGTTCGGTGTCGTCGTCGCCGTCTTCCAGTGGGGCTGGGGCAGCGAACTGCTGGGACTCGGCCGGGCAGGCCCCATCGAACCGTTCCTGCCGGTCATCATGGTGTCGGTGTTGTTCGGCCTCTCCATGGACTACCAGGTCTTCCTGATCAGCCGGATGTACGAGGAGTGGCTGGAGACGGGTGACAACCGGCGCGCCGTCCGCGTGGGCCTCGCCGAGACCAGCAGGGTCATCAACTCCGCCGCGGTCATCATGATCTCGGTCTTCCTCGCCTTCGTGCTCAGCGGCGACCGGGTCATCGCGATGTTCGGCATCGCGCTGGCCGCCGCCGTCGCCCTGGACGCCTTCGTGCTGCGCACCCTGCTGGTGCCCGCGCTGATGCATCTGCTCGGCGCCGCCAACTGGTGGCTGCCCGCCTGGCTGGAGCGCCGGCTGCCCCGCCTCAGCATCGAGCCGCCCGAGTGCCGCGCCGCGCATGAGAGGCTCGGCAGGATGCCGGTGGAGGAACTGCGGAAGGAAGGCCACCCCGATGTACGCGATATCCCTGGGTGA